In Rana temporaria chromosome 3, aRanTem1.1, whole genome shotgun sequence, a single window of DNA contains:
- the LOC120930632 gene encoding olfactory receptor 10A3-like produces MSMLQSNSSLTEFFLVGFQNLNSFKIPLFLLLIITYIMAISGNLLIVVLVSTSHLLRSPMYFFLCHLSICDFVLCSSVIPKTLNVIIHGGSSIPFLACFIQFYIFGSCLSTECYLLTAMSYDRYVAICHPLSYILIMNFNICLYLAASSWLAAFFISIISLFMVYSLNFCGPNTIDHIYCDLSPILELSCSDTFVAKMGASLLTTIIVIFPFVFVIVTYVYIFTTILGITSNIGKQKAFSTCSSHLSVVCAFYGSLISIYFSPSKGNSLNTNKVISLLYTLFTPLFNPVIYTLRNQIIRKTVIIFFKRISQLDVHSFC; encoded by the coding sequence ATGTCAATGTTACAAAGCAACTCTTCTTTGACTGAATTTTTTCTCGTTGGGTTTCAGAATCTTAACTCCTTCAAAATCCCACTCttccttcttcttattattacgtACATCATGGCTATAAGTGGAAATCTTCTCATTGTTGTGCTGGTATCAACCAGTCATCTTCTGAGGTCTCCCATGTATTTCTTCCTTTGCCATTTGTCTATATGTGATTTTGTACTATGCTCAAGCGTTATCCCAAAAACCTTAAATGTTATAATACATGGGGGAAGCAGTATACCTTTCTTGGCCTGTTTCATtcaattttacatttttggatcTTGTCTCTCGACAGAATGCTATCTCCTGACGGCAATGTCCTATGACCGATATGTGGCCATCTGCCACCCCCTGAGTTATATCTTGATCATGAACTTCAATATTTGCCTTTATCTTGCTGCAAGTTCTtggcttgctgcattttttatttccaTAATTTCTCTCTTTATGGTCTACAGTTTGAATTTTTGTGGCCCCAACACTATAGATCACATTTATTGTGACCTCAGTCCTATATTAGAACTTTCCTGTTCAGATACTTTTGTGGCTAAAATGGGGGCATCACTTCTAACCACCATTATTGTCATTTTTCCTTTTGTGTTTGTCATTGTGACCTATGTGTACATCTTTACCACCATTCTTGGCATCACCTCCAACATCGGGAAGCAGAAAGCCTTCTCTACTTGTAGCTCTCATCTTTCTGTTGTGTGTGCATTTTATGGTTCGTTAATCAGCATTTATTTTAGTCCTTCCAAAGGAAACTCCCTCAATACAAATAAGGTCATATCTCTTTTATATACGCTGTTTACCCCTTTGTTCAATCCAGTTATATACACTTTGAGAAACCAGATAATCAGAAAAACTgtgattatattttttaaaagaataTCACAACTCGATGTGCATTCCTTTTGCTGA